The proteins below are encoded in one region of Candidatus Rokuibacteriota bacterium:
- the argH gene encoding argininosuccinate lyase, producing MLKQPSPEYRGFRAGGIRLREEMLPQLGKLAAGRSRLMFHALHAFDKAQAVMLTEEGLLRREHGKAILEALRRMEKDGVEEARTKSGGGLHSGEQYLIRALGEEIGGRLHLGRSSGDLSSVGINTLQREKVLRILEGVNTLRRVLIGLARQHTDTILPGYSFGQHAQPMTLAHLLLSWAANLGRDFERLHGVYGRVNTSPAGAAIMVGSDFPLNRERTAELLGFDSIHENMADAILELNADDSLDVPMAVALLYHTLAKWADDLILWSTSEFGFVDIPDRFCNTSSIMTQKKNVIGPAEVKGASAEAIGCVVTAYHALKGPTGLPITERYYALEALWRVSDNCARDLDWFCELLPALGIRTEHMREQAWRHWATATDLAGALCRERDLPWRTAHQIVGILVRLCEDRGVGPDGVTPALLDEAAVAYHGKPAGLDAAQIKTALDPGRFVAARTMRGGPAPAESLRQAAFFEDGLKADEATVASINARLAAAARTLEAAIDAIIGG from the coding sequence ATGCTCAAGCAGCCCTCACCCGAGTACCGCGGGTTCCGCGCCGGCGGCATCAGGCTCCGCGAAGAGATGCTCCCGCAGCTCGGCAAGCTGGCCGCCGGCCGCTCGCGCCTCATGTTCCACGCGCTCCACGCCTTTGACAAGGCGCAGGCCGTCATGCTGACCGAGGAGGGCCTGCTCCGGCGCGAGCACGGCAAGGCCATCCTCGAAGCGCTCCGCCGCATGGAAAAGGACGGTGTCGAGGAGGCGCGGACGAAGTCGGGCGGCGGGCTTCACTCGGGCGAGCAGTACCTGATCCGCGCGCTCGGCGAGGAGATCGGCGGACGGCTCCACCTCGGGCGCAGCTCGGGCGATCTCTCCTCGGTCGGCATCAACACCCTCCAGCGGGAGAAGGTGCTGCGGATCCTCGAAGGCGTCAACACGCTGCGCCGCGTGCTGATCGGGCTCGCTCGGCAGCACACGGACACGATCCTCCCCGGGTACAGCTTCGGCCAGCACGCCCAGCCCATGACGCTCGCGCATCTCCTCTTGTCCTGGGCGGCCAACCTCGGGCGCGACTTCGAGCGCCTCCACGGCGTGTACGGGCGCGTCAACACGAGCCCGGCCGGCGCCGCCATCATGGTCGGCTCGGACTTCCCGCTCAATCGCGAGCGGACGGCCGAGCTTCTGGGCTTCGACTCGATCCACGAGAACATGGCCGACGCGATCCTGGAGCTGAACGCGGACGACAGCCTGGACGTGCCGATGGCCGTGGCCCTCCTCTATCACACACTGGCGAAGTGGGCCGACGACCTGATTCTCTGGAGCACGAGCGAGTTCGGCTTCGTGGACATTCCCGACCGCTTCTGCAACACGTCCAGCATCATGACGCAGAAGAAAAACGTCATCGGCCCCGCCGAGGTCAAGGGCGCCTCTGCCGAGGCGATAGGCTGCGTCGTCACCGCCTATCACGCGCTCAAGGGGCCGACCGGCCTGCCCATCACGGAGCGCTACTACGCCCTCGAGGCGCTCTGGCGCGTCTCCGACAATTGCGCGAGGGACCTCGACTGGTTCTGCGAGCTGCTGCCGGCGCTCGGGATCCGTACTGAGCACATGCGCGAGCAGGCATGGCGCCACTGGGCGACGGCGACCGATCTCGCCGGCGCGCTCTGCCGCGAGCGGGACCTGCCCTGGCGCACGGCGCACCAGATCGTCGGCATCCTCGTCCGTCTCTGCGAAGACAGGGGAGTCGGGCCCGACGGCGTGACGCCCGCCCTCCTGGACGAGGCGGCCGTCGCCTACCACGGCAAGCCGGCAGGCCTCGACGCCGCGCAGATCAAGACGGCCCTCGACCCGGGCCGCTTCGTCGCCGCGCGCACGATGCGGGGCGGGCCCGCGCCCGCCGAATCGCTGCGCCAGGCGGCCTTCTTCGAGGACGGCCTCAAGGCCGACGAGGCGACCGTGGCCTCTATCAATGCGCGGCTGGCCGCGGCCGCGCGCACGCTCGAGGCCGCCATTGACGCGATCATCGGAGGCTAA
- a CDS encoding ABC transporter substrate-binding protein — protein sequence MLKLVLSLLLAALPGAAQAQTPVRGGTVVQAIGADPPTMNPGTTTDTQAWALMGKLFNGLTHLDNEYRNHPDLAESWTVSVDGLTYTFKLRRDVKWHDGKPFTSEDVKFTYTEVLPKYHPVGRLSYSLVAAVETPDPYTAVVKLKAPFGPFVFMTALNTGAIVPKHLLAGQDFTTAEFNRKPVGTGPFKIAEAVKGSHYVLERNPDYFKKGQPYLDRVVLRVMPNPASRVLAFEKGEVDVLYSFWLPVEQAGRLKAMPGVVVKEYMLFPEVVTLFFNQKESKPLEDLRVRQAIAHAIDKKFLVEKGYFGQGRPAISPIPSTLAWAHNPKVPIYAYDPAKAAAILDEAGYPKGANGERLTLRFVYDPANSAANKASEVVAQQLRSVGINVKQMPMERSLMLDRVYKNYDFDIHIHNYTTYGDPGIGVARMYVCDNIRPAPFANVSRYCNPKLDEIFRQAASATTQAERAKYYFAAQEILMRDLPVIPLFEYGDTNVARGRVQSIFKSHSAHERWDQVWVSDGK from the coding sequence ATGCTCAAGCTCGTCTTGTCGTTGCTGCTGGCAGCGCTGCCTGGCGCCGCGCAGGCGCAGACGCCGGTCCGCGGCGGCACGGTCGTGCAGGCTATCGGCGCGGACCCGCCGACGATGAACCCGGGCACCACGACGGACACCCAGGCGTGGGCGCTCATGGGCAAGCTCTTCAATGGGCTGACGCATCTCGACAACGAGTACCGGAACCATCCGGACCTCGCCGAGTCGTGGACGGTCAGCGTCGACGGGCTCACGTATACCTTCAAGCTCCGTCGCGACGTCAAGTGGCACGACGGCAAGCCTTTTACGTCGGAGGACGTCAAGTTCACCTATACCGAGGTGCTGCCGAAATACCATCCGGTCGGCCGCCTGTCCTATTCGCTGGTCGCGGCAGTCGAGACCCCCGACCCGTACACGGCGGTGGTCAAGCTCAAGGCGCCCTTCGGCCCCTTCGTCTTCATGACCGCGCTGAATACCGGGGCCATCGTGCCCAAGCATCTCCTCGCGGGCCAGGACTTCACGACGGCGGAATTCAACCGCAAGCCCGTCGGCACCGGGCCGTTCAAGATCGCGGAGGCGGTCAAGGGCAGCCACTACGTCCTCGAGCGCAACCCCGACTACTTCAAGAAGGGCCAGCCCTATCTCGATCGCGTCGTGCTGCGCGTGATGCCGAACCCGGCCTCCCGTGTGCTCGCCTTCGAGAAGGGCGAGGTGGACGTGCTCTACTCCTTCTGGCTTCCGGTGGAGCAGGCGGGGCGGTTGAAAGCGATGCCTGGCGTGGTCGTGAAGGAGTACATGCTCTTCCCCGAAGTGGTCACACTCTTCTTCAACCAAAAGGAGTCGAAGCCGCTCGAGGACCTCCGCGTGCGCCAGGCCATCGCGCATGCGATCGACAAGAAGTTTCTCGTGGAGAAGGGCTACTTCGGCCAGGGCCGCCCGGCGATCAGCCCGATCCCGTCAACCCTCGCCTGGGCGCACAACCCCAAGGTGCCGATCTACGCCTATGACCCGGCCAAGGCCGCCGCGATCCTCGACGAGGCGGGCTATCCCAAGGGGGCGAACGGTGAGCGCTTGACGCTCCGCTTCGTCTACGACCCCGCCAACTCGGCCGCGAACAAGGCCTCCGAGGTGGTTGCCCAGCAGCTCCGCTCCGTCGGCATCAACGTTAAGCAAATGCCCATGGAGCGCTCCCTGATGCTCGACAGGGTTTATAAGAACTACGACTTCGACATCCACATCCACAACTACACGACGTACGGCGACCCGGGGATCGGCGTCGCGCGCATGTATGTCTGCGACAATATCAGGCCGGCCCCGTTCGCCAATGTCTCGCGGTACTGCAATCCTAAGCTGGACGAGATCTTCCGCCAGGCAGCCTCCGCGACGACCCAGGCGGAGCGCGCGAAATACTACTTTGCGGCGCAGGAGATTCTCATGCGCGACCTGCCCGTCATTCCGCTCTTCGAGTACGGCGATACGAACGTCGCGCGGGGGCGGGTCCAGAGCATCTTCAAGAGCCATTCGGCCCACGAGCGCTGGGACCAGGTGTGGGTGAGTGACGGGAAGTAG
- a CDS encoding alpha/beta hydrolase, with the protein MAARIEPIAGRYVHLTLGGRHCRVYFEEAGGGIPLLCLHTAGSDGRQFRHLMNDAAVTDHFRVIAFDLPWHGKSTPPVGWENEEYRLTTAAYVEAVMAFSRALDLDRPVVMGCSMGGRIVLQLALDHAADLGAVIGLEAADHQTPWYDTEWLHRPDVHGGEVCAALVSGLVGAPAPHEHRWETLWGYMQSGPGVFKGDLYFYRVDSDFRDRVAGIDTRACPVHLLTGSYDFSCTPEDTLRTAAKIKGTEAAIMEGLGHFPMSEDPARFREYILPVLDKIRAARSTA; encoded by the coding sequence ATGGCCGCGCGGATCGAACCGATAGCCGGACGGTACGTGCACTTGACGCTCGGCGGCCGCCACTGCCGCGTCTATTTCGAGGAGGCCGGCGGCGGCATTCCCCTGCTCTGTCTCCACACCGCCGGCTCGGACGGCAGGCAATTCCGCCACCTGATGAACGATGCGGCGGTGACGGATCACTTCCGCGTCATCGCGTTCGACCTGCCGTGGCACGGCAAGTCCACGCCGCCCGTCGGCTGGGAAAACGAAGAGTACAGGCTGACGACGGCGGCCTACGTCGAGGCCGTCATGGCGTTCAGCCGCGCGCTCGACCTCGACCGGCCCGTGGTCATGGGCTGCTCGATGGGCGGCCGCATCGTCCTCCAGCTGGCCCTGGACCACGCGGCCGACCTGGGCGCGGTCATCGGTCTCGAGGCGGCCGACCACCAGACGCCCTGGTACGACACGGAGTGGCTCCACCGCCCCGATGTCCACGGGGGCGAGGTCTGCGCCGCGCTGGTCTCAGGCCTCGTCGGCGCGCCGGCTCCCCACGAGCACCGCTGGGAGACGCTCTGGGGCTACATGCAGAGCGGCCCCGGCGTCTTCAAGGGCGACCTCTACTTCTACCGCGTGGACTCGGACTTCCGCGATCGGGTCGCCGGAATCGACACCCGCGCCTGCCCCGTCCATCTCCTCACGGGCAGCTACGATTTCTCCTGCACGCCAGAAGACACGCTGCGCACGGCCGCCAAGATCAAGGGCACCGAGGCGGCGATCATGGAAGGACTCGGGCATTTCCCGATGAGCGAAGATCCGGCGCGTTTCCGCGAATACATCCTGCCCGTCCTCGACAAGATCCGCGCCGCCCGTTCCACCGCGTGA